A stretch of Rhinopithecus roxellana isolate Shanxi Qingling chromosome 12, ASM756505v1, whole genome shotgun sequence DNA encodes these proteins:
- the NOL9 gene encoding polynucleotide 5'-hydroxyl-kinase NOL9 isoform X3 gives MVYYGKPSCKNNYENYIDIIKYVFSAYKRESPLIINTMGWVSDQGLLLLIDLIRLLSPSHVVQFRCDHSKYMPDLTPQYVDDMDGLYTKSKTKMRNRRFRLAAFADALEFADEEKESPVEFTGHKLIGVYTDFTYRITPRNRESHNKILRDLTILSYLSQLQPPMPKPLSPLHSLTPYQVPFNAVALRITHSDVAPTHILYAVNASWVGLCKIQDDVRGYTNGPILLAQTPICDCLGFGICRGIDMEKRLYHILTPVPPEELRTVNCLLVGAIAIPHCVLKCQRGIEGTVPYVTTDYNFKIPGASEKIGAREPEEAHKEKLYRRPKFCRKMK, from the exons ATGGTATATTATGGGAAACCTTCTTGTAAAAACAACTATGAGAATTACATTGACATAATAAAATACGTGTTCAGCGCTTACAAGAGAGAGTCCCCTCTCATCATCAACACTATGGGATGGGTTTCAG ACCAGGGGCTCCTGCTTCTCATTGATCTGATCCGATTGCTGTCTCCCAGCCACGTGGTTCAGTTCCGCTGTGACCACAGTAAATACATGCCAGACCTTACCCCGCAGTATGTAGATGACATGGATGGCTTGTACACAAAAAGCAAGACCAAGATGAGAAATCGACGTTTCAGACTCGCAGCATTTGCAGATGCTTTGGAATTTGCtgatgaagaaaaagagagtCCAGTTGAGTTCACTGGACATAAACTGATAGGTGTTTATACAGACTTTACATACAGAATAACTCCAAGAAATAG AGAGTCACATAACAAAATTCTTCGCGATCTGACCATCTTGAGTTACCTTAGCCAGCTGCAGCCCCCGATGCCCAAACCACTTTCTCCGTTACATAGCCTGACACCCTATCAG GTCCCTTTCAATGCAGTCGCGCTCCGGATTACCCACTCTGATGTCGCCCCTACCCATATACTATATGCTGTGAATGCCAGCTGGGTTGGTCTTTGCAAGATCCAGGATGACGTCAGAGGATACACAAATGGGCCCATCCTGCTTGCCCAGACTCCAATCTGTGACTGCTTGGGCTTTG GCATCTGTAGAGGCATTGACATGGAGAAACGGCTGTACCACATCCTCACCCCTGTGCCCCCGGAAGAGCTAAGGACGGTGAACTGTCTGCTCGTGGGAGCTATTGCCATTCCGCATTGTGTCCTTAAGTGCCAG CGTGGGATCGAAGGGACCGTACCTTACGTCACAACggattacaattttaaaattcctggAGCATCAGAGAAAATTGGAGCAAGAGAACCTGAGGAGGCACATAAAGAGAAACTATACCGAAGACCTAAGTTCTGTCGAAAAATGAAGTGA